Proteins found in one Primulina eburnea isolate SZY01 chromosome 16, ASM2296580v1, whole genome shotgun sequence genomic segment:
- the LOC140815972 gene encoding uncharacterized protein, with translation MILEVLVRKLIPSIRGKEIHRLNDSERGNGPLAFEVNGENGIAILKFLEDLFDDNERVSMDSLRSEDSSETKGQSLQSSKKRDSRHSTSVRITISDLFEADEGLYTDKNVLECEVPQLTAWYIETSNGHVVKDICVDEVVNVKEKILIESYEVRTLTEASEEESFVEKKLPVEEFGTRSFLSSFISSLEDQGNTPLQPLHQDFSKDEVSESPSTLSAEANPKGENQSVDIPYDSEIENGSITFNFKYSAPRESRNANGSMENIKEKLELDESSNFLENTNYHVDDISDTRSTSVVQCSNTTDNTGDIHGQALNIKNVSPGNASKHNRVQGPSYKSMRTEISNVESLDHKCVNSNHLSIRTTDPRVTTTTWSQFSNVESLYGIIDVERDNFTTNTWSQLSSLHID, from the exons ATGATTCTAGAAGTATTGGTGAGGAAGCTGATCCCATCTATTAGAGGTAAAGAGATACATCGATTGAATGATTCTGAAAGGGGCAACGGCCCTTTAGCATTTGAGGTAAATGGTGAAAACGGCATCGCCATACTAAAgtttttggaagatttatttgatgatAATGAACGTGTAAGTATGGATTCTCTGAGAAGCGAAGATTCGAGTGAAACAAAAGGTCAAAGTTTGCAGAGCAGTAAGAAAAGAGATTCCCGCCATTCTACCTCAGTGCGAATTACTATTTCCGACTTGTTTGAGGCAGATGAGGGTTTGTACACcgataaaaatgttttggaatGTGAAGTGCCTCAGTTGACAGCTTGGTACATAGAGACTAGTAATGGCCACGTTGTGAAGGACATATGCGTCGATGAAGTGGTGAATGTGAAGGAGAAAATTTTGATCGAAAGTTACGAGGTCAGGACTCTAACCGAGGCTTCAGAAGAGGAATCTTTCGTAGAAAAAAAGCTTCCGGTTGAAGAGTTCGGTACACGAAGTTTCCTTAGTTCTTTTATAAGCTCGTTGGAGGATCAGGGAAACACACCTTTGCAGCCACTTCATCAA GACTTTTCCAAAGATGAAGTTTCTGAGAGTCCTTCAACCTTATCAGCAGAAGCCAATCCGAAAGGAGAGAACCAATCTGTCGACATACCATATGATAGTGAGATCGAAAATGGAAGCATTACTTTCAATTTCAAGTACTCTGCACCCAGGGAATCAAGAAATGCAAATGGGAGTATggaaaatataaaagaaaagtTGGAATTGGATGAATCAAGCAATTTTCTCGAGAATACCAACTATCATGTAGACGATATATCAGATACTAGAAGTACTAGCGTAGTTCAGTGCTCTAACACGACGGACAACACAGGAGACATCCATGGACAAGCACTTAACATTAAAAATGTTAGTCCGGGTAATGCTTCCAAGCATAACCGAGTTCAAGGACCTAGCTACAAGAGCATGAGAACTGAAATTTCTAATGTAGAATCCCTTGATCACAAGTGCGTCAACTCTAATCATCTTTCTATACGGACTACTGATCCACGTGTTACCACCACCACATGGAGCCAATTTTCTAATGTAGAATCCCTTTATGGTATTATAGATGTTGAACGTGACAACTTCACCACCAACACATGGAGCCAATTGTCATCCCTGCACATCGATTAA